The Sphingomonas alpina genome has a segment encoding these proteins:
- a CDS encoding L,D-transpeptidase: protein MNTAATAQTPPASTDGAVEALKPGEFLWAPDIAPAGPVTMIVGLKTQRAYLYRNGLPIGVSTISSGRPGYQTPTGIFTILQKDADHTSNLYKDAPMPFMQRLTWGGIALHAGHLPGYPDSHGCVRLPLAFAKLLFGVTRLGLTVIITDDAEAPEISPTPGIIAAGPDDMHQPPEDYIWRPDRSPAGPISIVVSGRDRRVVVLRNGIEIGSAAITIDGPVERTEAFTLKSIDPAGIHWLRLPLPGNPKPIAPELTPIERARAHLPETFRVLLDGILSPGTTLLVTRDSLRSSGTGTNIVVLAVGDTAAP from the coding sequence ATGAATACAGCCGCGACCGCGCAAACGCCGCCAGCATCGACCGATGGCGCAGTCGAGGCGCTCAAGCCCGGCGAGTTCCTGTGGGCACCGGACATCGCGCCGGCCGGGCCAGTGACGATGATCGTCGGTCTCAAGACGCAGCGCGCCTATCTTTATCGCAATGGCCTCCCGATCGGCGTTTCGACGATATCGAGCGGTCGGCCTGGTTATCAAACCCCGACCGGCATATTTACGATCCTGCAGAAAGACGCGGACCACACATCCAATCTCTACAAGGATGCACCGATGCCGTTCATGCAGCGGCTGACCTGGGGCGGGATCGCATTGCACGCCGGCCATTTGCCCGGTTATCCCGATTCTCACGGCTGTGTGCGGCTGCCCTTGGCGTTCGCCAAATTGTTGTTCGGCGTCACCCGCCTGGGTCTCACCGTCATCATCACCGATGACGCTGAGGCACCGGAGATATCGCCCACACCGGGGATCATCGCCGCTGGGCCGGATGACATGCATCAACCGCCCGAAGATTATATCTGGCGGCCGGACAGGTCTCCCGCCGGTCCGATATCGATCGTCGTCAGCGGGCGAGACCGTCGCGTCGTTGTACTGCGAAATGGCATAGAGATCGGATCCGCGGCGATCACCATCGATGGTCCGGTTGAGAGGACCGAGGCCTTCACGCTGAAAAGCATCGATCCAGCCGGCATCCACTGGCTGAGGCTGCCGCTGCCCGGCAACCCAAAGCCGATTGCGCCGGAACTTACCCCGATCGAGCGGGCCCGGGCGCACCTTCCCGAGACTTTTCGCGTTCTGCTCGACGGCATCCTGAGCCCAGGCACCACGTTGCTGGTCACGCGCGACTCACTCCGCAGCAGTGGGACCGGCACGAATATCGTTGTGCTGGCGGTCGGCGACACTGCAGCTCCTTAA
- a CDS encoding GNAT family N-acetyltransferase, producing the protein MNQTKTGDMLTTRTGFRFHVRPALYEDDGTLKDFFSHVTRADLRFRFLTGLNEVGTSQITALTHLDHDHAENFLAFTADGSMMIATGMLACDAAFEHGEVAIAIREDHKRLGISWELLAYIARYAESKGVHTLEAIESRDNHQAIELERDMGFTVAPYPGDPTLMLVSRQLDRR; encoded by the coding sequence GTGAATCAGACCAAGACAGGTGATATGCTCACCACGCGAACCGGCTTCCGCTTCCACGTCCGGCCTGCTTTGTATGAAGATGATGGAACGCTGAAGGATTTCTTCTCGCATGTCACTCGCGCCGATCTGCGCTTCCGTTTCCTGACTGGCCTGAACGAAGTCGGCACGAGCCAGATCACCGCCCTCACGCACCTCGACCATGATCATGCGGAAAACTTTCTCGCCTTCACTGCCGATGGATCGATGATGATCGCGACCGGCATGCTCGCATGTGATGCGGCGTTCGAGCATGGCGAGGTCGCGATCGCGATCCGCGAGGATCACAAGCGTCTGGGGATCAGCTGGGAATTGCTCGCCTATATCGCCCGCTATGCGGAGTCGAAGGGCGTGCACACACTCGAAGCGATCGAAAGCCGCGACAATCACCAGGCGATCGAACTGGAACGCGACATGGGCTTCACCGTCGCGCCTTACCCGGGCGACCCGACCCTGATGCTCGTCAGCCGCCAGCTCGACCGGCGCTGA
- a CDS encoding response regulator transcription factor, translating into MADERLIHLIDDEDAIRRSASFLLRMSGFRVETYASGVAFLAVAAEVEPGCVLLDIRMPELDGLEVQRLLGERGIALPIVMLTGHGDIALSVRAIKAGAIDFLEKPFEKVVLLRAVEEAFERLGAAQTGQMSVAAATLRLAVLTPREREVLDGMVRGQANKITAYKLGIATRTVEVHRSNLTHKLGVRSISDVLRIAFVAGFGGPPADG; encoded by the coding sequence ATGGCGGATGAGCGGCTTATCCATCTGATCGATGACGAAGACGCGATCCGCCGCTCGGCCAGTTTCCTGCTGCGCATGAGCGGGTTCCGGGTCGAAACCTATGCCTCCGGCGTCGCATTCCTCGCGGTTGCCGCCGAGGTGGAGCCAGGCTGTGTGCTGCTCGACATCCGCATGCCCGAACTCGACGGGCTGGAAGTACAGAGATTGCTCGGCGAGCGTGGGATCGCCCTGCCGATCGTGATGCTGACCGGCCATGGCGACATCGCCTTGTCGGTGCGCGCGATCAAGGCCGGTGCGATCGATTTTCTCGAAAAACCGTTCGAAAAGGTCGTTCTGCTGCGCGCCGTCGAGGAAGCCTTCGAGCGGCTCGGCGCCGCACAGACCGGGCAGATGAGCGTTGCCGCGGCGACGTTGCGCCTCGCTGTGCTGACGCCGCGCGAGCGCGAAGTACTTGACGGCATGGTGCGCGGACAGGCCAACAAGATCACCGCCTATAAGCTCGGCATCGCCACCCGTACCGTGGAAGTCCATCGATCGAACCTGACGCACAAGCTCGGTGTCCGCAGTATTTCTGACGTGTTGCGGATCGCGTTCGTCGCCGGTTTCGGCGGCCCACCCGCCGACGGCTAG
- a CDS encoding PAS domain S-box protein, producing MRICAIPLKPGTLAEELGLLIDGATNYAIYMLDPQGYVTIWNRGAERIKGWTQAEIVGRHFSVFYQPRDIAADKPAADLVRAAAEGRLEEESWRVRRDGSEFFACVTMTALHDETGALRGFGKVVRDLTEQKAAETALARREEHLRSILETVPDAMIIIDEAGTISSFSAAAERLFGHVEADVIGRNVSVLMPEPDRGRHDGYLADYMGGGERKVIGRVRLVTGLRRNGETFPLELAVGEALVGDRRIFTGFIRDLTERRRTELRLQDLQSELIHVSRLSAMGTMASTLAHELNQPLTAVTNYLEGARGLLDDPTPETLALAREAMEDATAQSIRAGHIIRRLRDFVAHGAVSQRPEPLNLMVEEAAHLALIGARAAGVRVVTDYSSTDAMVRADRVQIQQVLVNLIRNAIQAMADTPRRILTIATCPVDDHMQVTITDTGGGIAPGVADRLFQAFASSKPEGMGLGLSICRTIVEAHGGAIWATALPDGTEFHFTLLRADLDDIDGG from the coding sequence ATGAGGATTTGCGCGATCCCCCTGAAACCCGGCACCCTGGCGGAGGAGCTCGGCCTGTTGATCGACGGGGCGACCAACTACGCGATCTACATGCTCGATCCCCAAGGGTATGTGACGATCTGGAACCGCGGCGCGGAGCGTATCAAGGGGTGGACCCAGGCTGAGATCGTCGGCCGGCATTTCTCCGTTTTCTATCAGCCGCGCGATATCGCGGCGGACAAACCCGCCGCCGATCTGGTGCGCGCCGCTGCCGAGGGCAGGCTGGAGGAGGAAAGCTGGCGCGTCCGCCGCGACGGCTCGGAATTCTTCGCCTGCGTCACGATGACGGCACTGCATGACGAGACCGGCGCGTTGCGCGGCTTCGGCAAGGTCGTGCGCGACCTTACCGAACAGAAAGCGGCGGAAACCGCGCTGGCACGGCGTGAAGAGCATCTGCGCTCCATTCTGGAAACCGTGCCCGACGCGATGATCATCATCGACGAAGCCGGTACCATATCCTCGTTCAGCGCGGCGGCGGAGCGCTTGTTCGGCCATGTCGAAGCGGATGTGATCGGCCGCAACGTCTCGGTGCTGATGCCCGAACCGGATCGTGGCCGGCATGACGGCTATCTCGCCGACTATATGGGCGGTGGTGAACGCAAGGTGATTGGGCGGGTGCGGCTGGTCACCGGCCTGCGCCGCAACGGCGAGACATTCCCGCTCGAACTCGCGGTCGGGGAGGCATTGGTCGGCGACCGGCGCATCTTCACCGGCTTCATCCGCGACCTCACCGAACGGCGGCGTACCGAACTGCGTTTGCAGGACCTGCAATCCGAACTGATCCACGTCTCACGGCTGAGCGCAATGGGCACCATGGCCTCCACGCTGGCGCATGAGCTCAACCAGCCATTGACCGCCGTCACCAACTATCTCGAAGGCGCGCGCGGCCTGCTCGATGATCCGACACCCGAAACATTGGCGCTGGCACGTGAGGCGATGGAGGATGCAACGGCGCAGTCGATCCGCGCCGGCCATATCATCCGCCGGTTGCGCGATTTCGTCGCTCATGGCGCGGTCAGCCAGCGACCTGAGCCGCTGAACCTGATGGTCGAAGAAGCCGCGCACCTCGCGTTGATCGGCGCGCGTGCGGCCGGAGTCCGGGTGGTGACGGACTATTCCAGTACGGACGCGATGGTGCGGGCTGACCGCGTTCAGATCCAGCAAGTGCTGGTCAACCTTATCCGCAATGCGATCCAGGCGATGGCGGACACCCCACGCCGCATCCTGACGATCGCGACATGCCCTGTCGACGATCATATGCAGGTCACCATCACCGACACCGGCGGCGGTATCGCACCCGGCGTCGCCGACCGGCTGTTCCAGGCATTTGCCTCGAGCAAGCCGGAGGGAATGGGGTTGGGCCTGTCGATCTGCCGCACAATCGTCGAGGCACATGGCGGCGCGATCTGGGCGACCGCGCTGCCGGACGGTACCGAATTCCACTTCACGCTCTTGCGCGCGGATTTGGACGACATCGATGGCGGATGA